Proteins encoded together in one Chitinivorax tropicus window:
- a CDS encoding EAL and HDOD domain-containing protein produces MSEQAPVSINGDEHDDRAFICREAILNRQQRVIAYEFLLHKGITSRARILTPTISKFYDVALIAHLLSIGIDRMLGKRAAFVSLFTLDSLFDPGVENLPAKHIVLSIDIDKFRQATPDQLNRVNDLRQGGFRFACLFDGKVLPEDKTYYALAQYLTLDLSRPAEQDIAQAINTILGQCPHLELLVKNILVHEEFSAVFSGSSYSQQIEYFQGPFVTSREPWEDKPVEASKLRIIELLNKVKQDEDPQAVADSLKRDPVLLFKILRYVNSPLTGLRTQVETAEQALMVLGRDKLYSWLSLLLFVANQESGDEFALLDSALIRARLIELTGARILGAPHGSALFLTGIFSLLDILLKLPLHRALGYLKLPDALIDALVNEQGDYYPFLELALACETGTPKEVAMIAARLGLTEDEVNEYHVQAIVWANQLES; encoded by the coding sequence ATGAGTGAGCAGGCCCCCGTTTCAATCAATGGCGATGAGCATGACGATCGCGCCTTCATCTGCCGCGAAGCCATCCTCAACCGCCAGCAACGCGTCATCGCCTATGAATTCCTGCTGCACAAAGGCATTACCAGTCGCGCCCGCATTCTGACCCCTACCATCAGCAAATTCTACGACGTTGCTTTGATCGCCCACTTGTTGTCGATCGGCATCGATCGCATGTTGGGGAAACGCGCAGCATTTGTCTCGCTGTTCACGCTCGACAGTCTGTTCGACCCTGGGGTCGAAAATCTGCCCGCCAAGCATATCGTGCTCAGCATCGATATCGACAAATTCAGGCAGGCCACGCCTGACCAGCTCAACCGGGTCAACGACCTCCGGCAAGGCGGTTTTCGCTTTGCCTGCTTGTTCGACGGCAAGGTGCTGCCAGAGGACAAGACTTATTACGCACTGGCGCAATACCTGACCCTGGACCTGAGCCGCCCCGCTGAACAGGACATCGCCCAGGCCATCAACACCATCCTTGGCCAATGTCCACATCTGGAATTGTTGGTGAAGAATATCCTGGTGCATGAGGAATTCAGCGCGGTGTTCAGCGGCTCGTCCTATAGCCAGCAGATCGAATACTTCCAAGGGCCGTTTGTCACCTCCCGCGAGCCTTGGGAGGACAAACCGGTCGAAGCCAGCAAGCTGCGTATCATCGAATTGCTCAACAAGGTCAAGCAGGATGAAGACCCGCAGGCGGTTGCCGACTCACTCAAACGCGACCCGGTGCTGCTGTTCAAGATCCTGCGCTATGTCAACAGCCCGCTGACCGGCCTGCGCACACAAGTGGAGACCGCCGAGCAGGCGCTGATGGTGCTGGGGCGCGACAAGCTCTATAGCTGGCTGTCGTTATTGTTGTTCGTCGCCAATCAGGAATCCGGCGATGAATTCGCGCTGCTGGACAGCGCCCTGATCCGCGCACGCCTGATCGAGTTGACAGGTGCCAGGATATTAGGGGCTCCGCATGGCAGCGCACTGTTCCTGACTGGTATCTTCTCGCTGTTGGATATCTTGTTGAAACTGCCACTCCATCGGGCACTGGGCTATCTCAAGCTGCCCGACGCCTTGATCGACGCCCTGGTCAACGAGCAGGGGGATTACTATCCCTTCCTTGAGCTGGCGCTGGCGTGCGAGACAGGCACGCCCAAAGAGGTGGCCATGATCGCGGCCAGGCTGGGTCTGACCGAGGACGAGGTCAATGAATATCACGTCCAGGCCATTGTATGGGCCAATCAACTGGAAAGCTGA
- a CDS encoding 3-deoxy-7-phosphoheptulonate synthase, which translates to MKRDLTETHTGALGRRVVAEAMPSPVELRGQLPGNACTVASVAEGRRMLTEILDRNDPRWVVIVGPCSIHDPVAALDYAQRLRQLAEDVSDTLVLVMRAYFEKPRTTIGWKGLINDPHLDGSCRMGEGMYLARDTLLQLGGLGLPVATEALDLFSMAYLGDLVSWAAIGARTTESQPHREMSSGLPMPVGFKNGTDGNVEVAIHAMGAAARSHTYLGMDEDGRMAILRSSGNPFGHLILRGGGRPNYDAVSIRHAEQTMIRHQVPANIVVDCAHGNSNKQPQRQPLVMMDVVSQIEQGNRSIVGVMIESFLEAGSQAIQPDRDRMKYGCSVTDACIDWHTTEQLVRQAHRRLRPLLAQRFLHTAA; encoded by the coding sequence ATGAAACGAGATCTGACCGAAACGCACACTGGTGCGCTGGGCCGGCGGGTGGTGGCGGAAGCCATGCCCAGCCCGGTCGAGCTGCGTGGACAATTACCGGGCAATGCCTGCACCGTGGCCTCTGTAGCTGAAGGCAGACGGATGCTGACTGAGATTCTGGATCGTAATGATCCACGTTGGGTGGTCATTGTCGGGCCTTGCTCGATCCATGATCCTGTTGCGGCTCTGGACTATGCCCAACGGCTGCGGCAGCTGGCCGAAGACGTATCCGATACGTTGGTGCTGGTGATGCGTGCCTATTTTGAAAAGCCACGCACCACCATAGGCTGGAAGGGCTTGATCAATGACCCGCACCTGGATGGTAGCTGTCGGATGGGCGAGGGCATGTATCTGGCGCGGGACACCTTGTTGCAGCTGGGTGGACTGGGTTTGCCGGTGGCAACAGAGGCACTGGATCTGTTTTCGATGGCCTATCTGGGTGATCTGGTCAGTTGGGCTGCCATCGGCGCACGCACTACCGAGTCCCAGCCGCACCGTGAAATGTCATCGGGCCTGCCGATGCCAGTCGGGTTCAAGAATGGCACCGATGGCAATGTCGAGGTGGCGATCCATGCCATGGGCGCGGCAGCTCGTTCACACACCTATCTCGGGATGGATGAAGATGGCCGTATGGCCATATTGCGCTCATCTGGCAACCCATTTGGGCACTTGATCCTGCGGGGCGGCGGACGGCCCAACTACGATGCGGTCAGCATCAGGCATGCCGAGCAGACCATGATCCGGCATCAGGTGCCGGCCAACATCGTGGTGGATTGTGCGCACGGCAATTCGAACAAACAGCCACAACGCCAACCGCTGGTCATGATGGATGTCGTGAGCCAGATCGAGCAAGGCAATCGTTCAATTGTCGGGGTGATGATCGAGAGCTTTCTGGAGGCGGGCAGCCAAGCCATCCAGCCGGATCGCGATCGGATGAAATATGGGTGCTCAGTGACGGATGCCTGCATCGATTGGCACACCACTGAGCAGCTGGTGCGACAGGCACATCGACGCTTGCGCCCCTTGTTGGCGCAGCGGTTTCTCCATACTGCGGCCTAG
- a CDS encoding methyl-accepting chemotaxis protein — MWGLLRPAASLASHLKFGAKFMLVGAVLGVPLVMLAGTLALELLNDVRQIDQAQQGVEVNQSLSHLLIQVQKHRGMTNGFLSGDTTFGPRIEENEAALEKNGVDLTRLANSTGYQREITAILSEWRSVHQQWRQAEIQQNFQAHTTLISNVLKTMMQMTDASGLKANRDPQVYYLQRLAYEDLILLGERLALARGMGTGIASRKQITLDERMKMATHVGIARHLLAGTQLQLALAFGNEPALQAVLGDQSGRLLARIGQAVQNVESQLVMAEQIQTEPAAYFEMTSAAIDEVYQLFKVIGGELATVLAAQDVSSHRMIITISGLMIALALLVSWLFLGTYRSLQEGVSELGRVSAALSTGDLTVTARITGRDEFQQIGVAVNSVAMSWRELIGQLNHAAGQVAQAVTELNDSAEQIATSSIQQSHAAASMASSVQQMTVSIAQVADSTSDVDRQAEATQHQSVQMERVVHGAVGEIIQIEQSVNETARTIGELRESATEISNIVGVIKDIADQTNLLALNAAIESARAGEAGRGFAVVADEVRTLAARTSEATQQIERMIQDVQRKTYRAVDVMQAGHQRVGNGVQLVRNVGDAVEEIRRTISQAKSMIDDITCSTTEQRAASTLIAQNVEKVAQMAEQNAAAVQSTLHVSQRLHDEANGLQQSLRAFKL, encoded by the coding sequence ATGTGGGGATTGTTGCGGCCAGCCGCCAGTTTGGCCAGTCATCTGAAATTCGGCGCAAAGTTCATGTTGGTGGGGGCGGTGCTGGGTGTGCCGTTGGTGATGTTGGCGGGCACACTTGCATTGGAATTGTTGAATGATGTCCGCCAGATCGATCAGGCACAGCAAGGTGTTGAGGTGAACCAGTCCTTGAGTCATTTGCTGATCCAGGTGCAGAAGCATCGTGGCATGACCAATGGTTTTCTGAGTGGTGATACGACGTTTGGCCCACGGATCGAGGAGAATGAGGCTGCGTTGGAAAAAAATGGCGTGGACTTGACACGGCTTGCCAATTCAACAGGTTATCAGCGTGAAATCACGGCGATTCTGTCGGAGTGGCGGTCTGTGCATCAGCAATGGCGGCAGGCGGAAATCCAACAGAATTTCCAGGCCCACACCACGCTGATCAGCAATGTGCTGAAGACCATGATGCAAATGACGGATGCCAGCGGATTGAAGGCGAATCGGGACCCGCAGGTTTATTATCTGCAGCGCTTGGCCTATGAAGACCTGATTCTGCTGGGTGAGCGCCTGGCCTTGGCGCGCGGCATGGGGACAGGGATTGCCAGCCGGAAACAGATTACGCTCGATGAGCGGATGAAAATGGCCACCCATGTCGGGATCGCACGGCATCTGTTGGCCGGCACGCAATTGCAATTGGCGCTGGCCTTTGGGAATGAGCCGGCGCTTCAGGCTGTCTTGGGTGACCAAAGTGGACGCCTGCTGGCTCGCATTGGCCAGGCTGTGCAGAATGTGGAGTCGCAGCTGGTGATGGCAGAGCAGATTCAGACCGAGCCTGCGGCATATTTCGAGATGACATCTGCTGCTATTGATGAGGTGTACCAGCTGTTCAAGGTCATCGGTGGGGAGCTGGCAACCGTGCTGGCCGCTCAGGATGTGTCATCGCATCGGATGATCATCACCATTTCTGGATTGATGATTGCCCTGGCTTTATTGGTGTCATGGTTGTTTCTGGGTACCTATCGTTCTTTACAGGAAGGGGTGTCCGAACTGGGGCGGGTCTCGGCGGCGCTGTCCACGGGCGATTTGACCGTGACTGCTCGTATCACGGGGCGGGATGAGTTTCAACAGATTGGGGTGGCAGTCAATTCGGTGGCAATGTCCTGGCGCGAGCTCATCGGCCAGTTGAATCATGCTGCGGGGCAGGTGGCCCAGGCTGTGACTGAGTTGAATGACAGCGCAGAGCAGATCGCGACCAGCTCGATCCAGCAAAGCCATGCTGCTGCCAGCATGGCATCGTCGGTCCAGCAGATGACCGTGAGCATCGCTCAGGTGGCGGACAGTACATCGGATGTCGATCGCCAAGCCGAGGCGACCCAGCATCAGTCGGTGCAGATGGAGAGGGTGGTGCATGGGGCGGTGGGGGAGATCATTCAGATCGAGCAATCGGTGAATGAGACAGCGCGGACCATCGGTGAGCTTAGAGAGAGTGCCACTGAGATTTCCAATATAGTCGGTGTGATCAAGGACATTGCCGATCAGACCAATCTGCTTGCTTTGAATGCGGCAATAGAAAGTGCGCGGGCTGGCGAGGCAGGCCGTGGTTTTGCGGTGGTGGCGGATGAGGTGCGCACATTGGCAGCACGGACATCCGAGGCAACCCAGCAGATCGAAAGAATGATTCAAGATGTGCAGCGGAAGACCTATCGGGCTGTCGATGTGATGCAGGCTGGTCACCAGCGGGTCGGCAATGGCGTGCAGCTGGTCAGAAATGTCGGTGATGCAGTCGAGGAGATCCGCAGGACAATCAGCCAGGCCAAATCGATGATCGACGACATCACCTGTTCGACAACCGAGCAGCGGGCAGCCAGCACATTGATTGCGCAAAATGTCGAGAAGGTGGCGCAGATGGCCGAGCAGAATGCAGCAGCGGTGCAGAGTACGCTGCATGTGTCTCAGCGCCTGCATGATGAGGCGAATGGCCTGCAACAATCGCTACGCGCATTCAAACTGTGA
- a CDS encoding AsmA-like C-terminal region-containing protein yields the protein MKIFKILIGALVVLLALVLLFPLVYPINLYIPQLEKALSGQLRQPVKIGNIAIAYTPMPKLVLESMMIGEHQEVQIRKALVLPAYLSLLTDQLTIRQLTLEGADVKQEFMLIAPAILNAGKGMSRFRVESVKFTESNIRMNHATVGPLNAAVSFDPSGGFKDIVLSQEGSPATLQIAPKDGQYSFSFVAQSWSPPVAPAVKFGSLTINALGNMDGLVIDDIRAVISGGTLVGSAKLEWADKWQLSGKYTMSNLQLETLTQGLSEKTNVAGRASMEGVFGSNGKYLEDLLLAPRAEASFKVEDGTINNFDFITAIRYNAGTKGEGGLRGGKTRFDVLTGNLEVSDKTYRFKGVGLQSGLLVANGGLLISPDKKANGQFSVRIKSAVNPLAVPISVGGTLDSPLLRPTGSIRARPAEGSAATSEAPHTEETE from the coding sequence ATGAAAATTTTTAAAATTCTGATCGGGGCGCTGGTGGTTTTGCTGGCGTTGGTATTGCTATTTCCGCTTGTCTATCCGATCAATTTATATATTCCACAGCTTGAAAAAGCATTGAGCGGCCAATTGCGGCAGCCGGTCAAAATCGGCAACATCGCGATCGCCTATACCCCCATGCCCAAGCTGGTGCTGGAAAGCATGATGATCGGCGAGCACCAGGAGGTGCAGATCAGAAAGGCTCTGGTATTGCCAGCATATTTGAGTTTGTTGACGGATCAATTGACCATCCGTCAATTGACATTGGAAGGTGCTGATGTAAAACAGGAGTTTATGCTGATTGCCCCTGCGATCCTGAATGCGGGAAAAGGAATGAGTCGTTTCCGCGTGGAATCGGTGAAGTTCACCGAAAGCAACATCCGCATGAATCATGCGACAGTTGGCCCCTTGAATGCGGCGGTGTCGTTTGATCCGAGTGGCGGGTTCAAGGATATCGTGTTGTCGCAGGAGGGCAGCCCGGCAACGCTGCAGATCGCGCCCAAGGATGGTCAATACAGTTTCAGCTTTGTCGCGCAGAGCTGGTCGCCTCCGGTGGCACCCGCCGTCAAGTTCGGCTCGTTGACCATCAATGCCTTGGGCAATATGGATGGATTGGTGATCGATGATATCCGGGCGGTGATCTCGGGCGGCACATTGGTCGGCTCGGCCAAGCTGGAGTGGGCAGACAAATGGCAGTTGTCCGGTAAATACACCATGAGCAATCTGCAGCTGGAGACGTTGACCCAAGGGTTGAGTGAGAAGACCAATGTAGCGGGCCGTGCTTCAATGGAAGGGGTGTTCGGCTCGAATGGCAAGTATCTGGAAGACCTGTTGCTGGCACCACGGGCGGAAGCATCGTTCAAGGTGGAAGATGGCACGATCAACAATTTCGATTTCATCACAGCCATCCGTTACAACGCTGGCACCAAAGGTGAGGGTGGCCTGCGGGGCGGCAAGACGCGTTTCGATGTCTTGACAGGCAATCTGGAGGTCAGTGACAAGACCTATCGTTTCAAGGGGGTGGGGCTGCAGTCTGGTTTGCTGGTTGCCAATGGTGGTTTGTTGATTTCCCCGGACAAGAAAGCTAACGGCCAATTCAGCGTTCGCATCAAGAGTGCGGTGAACCCGCTGGCGGTTCCCATCAGTGTTGGCGGGACGTTGGACAGCCCCTTGTTACGACCCACTGGCTCGATCCGGGCCCGACCTGCGGAGGGGAGCGCCGCTACAAGCGAGGCACCACACACGGAAGAGACTGAGTGA
- a CDS encoding EAL domain-containing protein has translation MPFFSKKPALTNTSTTDANWQQLFDAMDKISVQGYDRHRRVVYWNAASEHLYGYSRSEALGRQLEDLIIPPAMREQVIAAVANWFDHKIPIPTGELTLTSKYGQAVHVLSSHLIPPALHDGEIIMYCVDIDLSERVKTEVQLKASEARLRHMVEQLPAGALYVEGQQVWLNRAAEMLIGYPRAQIQTLDDWFRTVYHDQADAMRALFESDRKQGFPCRRQMELTHQDGSKRLIEFAGFADEKSEVHLMIDVTEREQAQQALRMSEERYELAVQGSNDGLWDWDIVGQVMHYSERFATMLGYGPEGMGDEFATLIDHIHVDERDQVVAYMESHLRLHTPFEVECRMTRCNGKNGWFRLRGEAIWDEAGIPIRMAGSISDVSESKTTLEALLRSEARLADAQLVAKLGNWEWLANTNEMWWSEVMYHLHDVRPLQFHPSLEAFLQLMIEDDREPARTQLNRVTEDRHRASLEYRIRQTDGRYADIWLTCYPRINSDGRVTGLRGTAQDITERKHSERLLAGERKVLELIASGQALELTLDTLCAALSMQLPGGKPCVQELKPDTKELCYLASERLPEPFVRATDGLPATPYSGSCPAAAVLKRPINVENIGDDIIWSQNRDLALNAQLLACWAQPIESKQYRVIGVLGVYFHDNRLPTAAESETIERMARLAGIAIENHRIETALRQSEERWHFALEGSRDGVWDWHIAANEAYYSRQYEQILGASQLHPLSHALGDWAQRIHTEDKPRVHQAIEHCFTQDDGHYTCEYRVLSLADNQYRWVLARGKVTTWDESGQPIRMIGTLTDISDNKRAEEELRLNAKVFEGTGEGILITDRFNRIMSVNAAFSKITGYARDEVIGRNPSMLSSGRHGTDFFRAMWAELKAANYWQGEIYNRRKNGEVFPEWLTISVLRKDNGDISNFIATFSDISERKAQAEHIQFLANFDVLTQLPNRQLFKDRVHTAIATAHRMRSRLALLFIDLDRFKNINDSLGHHVGDTLLQLVAERLKQVVREADTVARMGGDEFVVMLTDLRNGEDAAPIAQKVINIITQPYALNDHDLRLTPSIGISVYPDDGEDFETLVKHADAAMYHAKDSGRNNYQFFTHNMNARVFEHLMMENSLRRALEREEFLVYYQPQVDVQTGAIIGAEALIRWRHPEFGLVSPAKFIPVAEESGLIVPISDWVLRTVCRQGQIWIAQGLPAIPISINVSALHFKQKDFIDKLIAALDQTERPPELVELELTESILMQDAEAAIANMGRLKGIGVRLSIDDFGTGYSSLSYLKRFPIDKLKIDQSFVRDLPHDADNAAITAAIISLAQSLHLQVIAEGVEDEEQRDFLLSRGCTENQGFLHSPPLPAEEFAKQFCLRPA, from the coding sequence ATGCCCTTCTTCAGTAAAAAGCCAGCCCTGACCAACACATCGACAACTGATGCCAATTGGCAACAGCTGTTTGACGCCATGGACAAGATATCCGTCCAGGGCTATGACCGCCATCGTCGCGTTGTCTATTGGAATGCAGCCTCCGAGCATCTGTATGGTTACTCGCGTAGTGAGGCATTGGGCAGACAGCTTGAGGATTTGATCATCCCCCCCGCGATGCGTGAGCAGGTGATCGCTGCGGTCGCCAACTGGTTTGACCACAAAATCCCCATTCCCACTGGTGAATTGACCTTGACCAGCAAATATGGACAGGCTGTCCATGTGCTCTCCAGCCACTTGATTCCACCTGCGTTGCATGATGGTGAGATCATCATGTATTGCGTGGACATCGACTTGTCCGAGCGCGTCAAGACCGAGGTGCAGCTCAAAGCCAGTGAGGCCCGTCTCCGGCATATGGTGGAGCAGCTTCCTGCCGGGGCGCTGTATGTTGAGGGCCAGCAGGTCTGGCTGAATCGGGCTGCGGAAATGCTGATTGGCTACCCGCGTGCACAAATCCAGACACTTGATGATTGGTTCAGGACGGTTTATCACGACCAAGCCGATGCCATGCGCGCGCTTTTTGAATCGGATCGCAAGCAGGGCTTCCCCTGCCGTCGCCAGATGGAGCTGACCCACCAGGACGGCTCGAAGCGATTGATTGAGTTTGCAGGCTTTGCCGATGAGAAAAGTGAAGTCCATCTGATGATCGATGTGACTGAGCGAGAGCAGGCCCAGCAAGCACTCCGTATGAGCGAAGAGCGCTATGAGCTTGCCGTACAGGGCTCGAACGACGGCTTGTGGGATTGGGACATCGTTGGGCAGGTCATGCATTACTCGGAGCGGTTTGCAACCATGCTGGGGTACGGGCCGGAGGGCATGGGGGATGAATTCGCCACCTTGATCGATCATATCCATGTAGATGAACGTGATCAGGTAGTGGCTTATATGGAATCACATCTGCGCCTGCATACGCCTTTTGAGGTGGAATGCCGCATGACCCGGTGCAATGGGAAAAACGGGTGGTTCCGTCTGCGCGGGGAAGCCATCTGGGATGAGGCTGGGATACCGATTCGCATGGCAGGGTCGATATCGGACGTCTCCGAATCCAAAACCACCCTCGAAGCCTTGCTGCGCAGTGAGGCCCGGCTGGCCGATGCGCAGTTGGTGGCCAAGCTGGGCAATTGGGAGTGGCTGGCCAACACCAATGAAATGTGGTGGTCCGAGGTGATGTATCACCTGCACGATGTCCGTCCGTTACAATTCCACCCCTCGCTGGAAGCCTTTTTACAGCTGATGATCGAAGATGACCGTGAGCCGGCACGGACACAGCTCAATCGCGTTACCGAGGATCGGCATCGTGCTTCGCTTGAATATCGTATTCGCCAAACCGATGGCCGGTATGCGGACATCTGGCTGACCTGCTACCCACGGATCAATTCGGATGGTCGGGTAACCGGCCTGCGTGGTACCGCACAGGACATCACCGAACGCAAACACTCAGAGCGGTTATTGGCCGGCGAACGCAAGGTGCTGGAGCTGATCGCCAGCGGCCAGGCCCTGGAGCTGACCCTCGACACGCTGTGTGCCGCCCTGTCCATGCAGCTGCCGGGTGGCAAACCCTGCGTTCAGGAGCTGAAACCGGACACCAAGGAGCTTTGCTATCTGGCGAGCGAGCGTCTGCCCGAGCCATTCGTCCGTGCCACCGATGGCTTGCCAGCCACCCCTTACAGCGGCTCCTGTCCCGCTGCGGCGGTGTTGAAGCGACCGATCAACGTCGAAAACATTGGTGATGACATCATCTGGTCTCAGAACCGGGATCTGGCGCTGAATGCACAATTGCTGGCCTGTTGGGCACAGCCTATCGAATCCAAGCAATATCGGGTGATCGGTGTATTGGGCGTGTATTTCCATGACAATCGCCTGCCCACCGCCGCTGAATCGGAAACCATTGAGCGCATGGCCCGCCTGGCGGGCATTGCCATCGAAAACCACCGCATCGAGACGGCCTTGCGGCAAAGCGAGGAACGTTGGCACTTCGCGCTGGAAGGCAGCAGGGATGGGGTGTGGGATTGGCACATCGCAGCCAACGAAGCCTATTACTCCCGGCAATATGAGCAGATTCTGGGTGCCAGCCAACTGCATCCACTCAGCCATGCGCTGGGTGACTGGGCGCAACGTATCCACACAGAGGACAAGCCTCGGGTCCATCAGGCGATCGAGCACTGTTTCACCCAGGACGATGGTCATTACACTTGCGAATATCGCGTACTGAGCCTGGCGGACAATCAGTATCGCTGGGTGCTTGCACGCGGCAAAGTCACCACCTGGGACGAATCAGGCCAGCCCATCCGTATGATCGGCACGCTGACCGACATCAGCGACAACAAACGCGCAGAGGAAGAGTTACGGCTCAATGCCAAGGTATTCGAGGGCACTGGCGAGGGCATTCTGATCACCGATCGCTTCAACCGTATCATGTCGGTCAACGCCGCATTCAGTAAAATCACCGGTTACGCCCGCGATGAAGTCATTGGCCGCAACCCATCCATGCTGTCGTCTGGCCGGCACGGCACCGACTTCTTCCGGGCCATGTGGGCAGAGCTGAAAGCCGCCAATTACTGGCAGGGCGAAATCTACAATCGCCGCAAAAATGGTGAGGTGTTTCCCGAATGGCTGACCATCTCGGTGCTGCGAAAAGACAATGGTGACATTTCCAATTTCATCGCCACGTTCTCCGATATCAGCGAGCGCAAGGCCCAGGCCGAACATATCCAGTTCCTGGCCAATTTCGATGTCTTGACGCAGCTGCCGAATCGTCAGCTGTTCAAGGACAGGGTACACACCGCCATCGCCACCGCCCACCGCATGCGAAGCCGACTAGCCCTGTTGTTCATCGATCTGGATCGATTCAAGAACATCAATGATTCGCTTGGCCACCATGTAGGGGACACCCTGTTGCAGCTGGTCGCGGAGCGGCTCAAGCAGGTGGTGCGCGAGGCCGATACCGTTGCCCGCATGGGGGGAGATGAGTTCGTGGTGATGCTGACCGACCTGCGCAACGGCGAGGATGCCGCCCCCATCGCCCAGAAAGTCATCAACATCATCACTCAGCCATATGCTTTGAATGATCACGACCTACGGCTGACACCCAGCATCGGCATCTCCGTCTACCCAGACGATGGCGAGGACTTTGAGACACTGGTCAAACATGCCGATGCGGCGATGTATCACGCCAAGGATTCGGGGCGGAACAATTACCAGTTCTTCACCCACAATATGAATGCCCGCGTCTTTGAGCATCTGATGATGGAGAACAGCCTACGGCGTGCGCTGGAGCGGGAGGAATTCCTGGTTTACTACCAGCCGCAGGTGGACGTGCAGACCGGCGCCATCATCGGTGCCGAGGCACTGATCCGCTGGCGGCACCCCGAGTTTGGCCTGGTATCACCTGCCAAATTCATCCCAGTGGCGGAAGAGTCCGGCCTGATCGTGCCGATCAGCGACTGGGTATTGCGTACCGTCTGCAGACAAGGCCAGATCTGGATCGCACAAGGTCTGCCCGCCATTCCCATCTCGATCAACGTCTCTGCGCTACATTTCAAGCAGAAGGACTTCATCGACAAGCTGATTGCCGCGCTGGACCAGACAGAGCGGCCACCAGAGCTGGTCGAGCTGGAGCTCACCGAGAGCATTCTGATGCAGGATGCCGAAGCGGCCATTGCCAATATGGGCCGACTGAAAGGCATCGGGGTGCGGCTTTCCATCGATGACTTTGGCACGGGTTACTCCAGCCTCTCCTATCTCAAACGGTTCCCGATCGACAAGCTGAAGATCGATCAATCGTTTGTACGTGACCTGCCGCATGATGCCGACAATGCCGCCATCACCGCCGCCATCATCAGCTTGGCGCAAAGCCTGCACCTGCAGGTGATTGCAGAGGGCGTGGAGGATGAGGAGCAGCGTGACTTCCTGCTGAGCCGTGGCTGTACCGAGAACCAGGGCTTCCTGCACAGCCCGCCATTGCCAGCGGAGGAATTCGCCAAGCAATTCTGCCTGCGCCCGGCATGA
- a CDS encoding YgfZ/GcvT domain-containing protein gives MNPDWQAFLTAQGARFDQHHVTTFGDSAREQAAAIHGTLLADLSAYGVIEFHGDETVTFLNNLLSSDVRKLDVNHAQWSSFSTPKGRMLANFLIWRDNENYLLQLPRELRESMQKKLSMYILRTKTRAEDLSGELVLLGLAGPQAEALLTTHLGEVPTETMRTIHHHGVTLIRLGPQRFQLAMQHELAPGLWQKLAGQATPVGHPGWALHEIRAGTPWITAATQEQFVAQMANMELIGAVSFNKGCYPGQEIVARTQYLGKLKRRLYRVRTEATMQAGQELYSPEMDGQAIGMIVNAAPVDAQQSEALAVIQMSSIAHGVHLGTLQGPQLTVLDLPYTVS, from the coding sequence ATGAACCCAGACTGGCAAGCTTTCTTGACCGCCCAAGGCGCCCGATTCGATCAGCACCATGTCACCACCTTTGGTGATTCCGCCCGCGAGCAGGCTGCCGCCATACATGGCACCCTGTTGGCCGATCTGTCCGCCTACGGCGTGATTGAGTTCCACGGCGACGAAACCGTGACCTTCTTGAACAATCTGCTCTCCAGCGATGTGCGCAAGCTCGATGTCAATCACGCGCAATGGAGCAGCTTTTCCACGCCCAAAGGCCGCATGCTGGCCAACTTCCTGATCTGGCGTGACAATGAGAACTATCTGTTGCAATTGCCGCGAGAGCTGCGCGAAAGCATGCAGAAAAAACTGTCGATGTATATCCTGCGCACCAAAACCCGCGCTGAAGACCTGAGTGGCGAGTTGGTGCTGCTGGGGCTGGCAGGCCCGCAAGCCGAAGCACTGCTGACTACCCATCTTGGTGAAGTCCCGACCGAAACCATGCGCACCATCCACCATCATGGCGTCACCCTCATCCGCCTGGGCCCACAACGCTTCCAGTTGGCCATGCAGCATGAATTGGCGCCAGGCCTATGGCAGAAGCTGGCTGGACAAGCCACGCCTGTCGGCCACCCTGGCTGGGCGCTACATGAAATCCGCGCGGGCACGCCATGGATCACCGCCGCCACCCAAGAGCAATTCGTGGCCCAGATGGCCAATATGGAATTGATTGGCGCGGTCAGCTTCAACAAAGGCTGTTACCCAGGCCAGGAAATCGTTGCGCGAACCCAGTACCTGGGCAAGTTGAAACGCCGCCTCTATCGGGTTCGCACGGAGGCCACCATGCAAGCCGGCCAGGAGCTGTATAGCCCCGAAATGGATGGACAGGCCATCGGCATGATCGTCAATGCTGCACCGGTGGATGCCCAGCAAAGCGAGGCCCTGGCTGTGATTCAGATGAGCAGCATTGCCCATGGCGTTCACCTCGGCACATTGCAGGGCCCGCAGCTGACGGTGCTGGATCTGCCCTATACCGTGAGCTGA